In one Salvelinus fontinalis isolate EN_2023a chromosome 16, ASM2944872v1, whole genome shotgun sequence genomic region, the following are encoded:
- the LOC129812638 gene encoding platelet-activating factor receptor-like produces the protein MGIKEDLVVTTDVNFVGNGNFLDSAFRYTLFPVFYGVVFILGLIANSYVLFVLWRLRDAKALNEICIYMANLTVADLLFVCALPVWIGYYHHGGVWLYGEFLCRVTGVFFFINTYCSILFLTAISINRYWAITRPLNAASSDHWCRGVVVTAVIWVVTLSMSVPYLLKTGIQKDESNVSRCFEGYHHETDGEKRLVAATHLIIVGCFVLVFFLVVVCNLLIARALLAQSLTQARGSSSSKPRGVKGRALQMLCAVVGVFVVCFLPHHMVQGPWTLAVLEIKEGWGSTEWNQKTRQWLNDAHQVTLMLMGLNCLLDPVVYCFATRRFHMYIKDHLKKVGMGRGCSETAITHISIVECKNVSQRLHREQQQLNN, from the coding sequence ATGGGGATAAAAGAGGACTTAGTAGTGACCACGGATGTGAACTTTGTCGGGAACGGAAACTTTCTGGACTCGGCGTTCCGCTACACCCTCTTCCCAGTGTTCTACGGTGTTGTGTTCATCCTTGGGCTGATAGCCAATAGTTACGTGCTGTTCGTGCTGTGGCGCCTGCGCGATGCCAAGGCCTTGAACGAGATCTGCATCTACATGGCCAACCTGACTGTGGCCGACCTCCTCTTCGTGTGCGCCCTCCCCGTCTGGATTGGCTACTACCATCACGGTGGCGTCTGGCTCTACGGCGAATTCCTGTGCCGTGTCACCGGCGTGTTCTTCTTCATCAACACCTACTGCTCCATTCTCTTCCTCACTGCCATCAGTATCAACCGCTACTGGGCCATCACGCGCCCGCTGAACGCCGCCTCGTCCGACCATTGGTGCCGTGGGGTGGTCGTCACAGCGGTCATCTGGGTGGTCACACTGTCCATGTCTGTGCCATACCTCTTGAAGACGGGCATCCAGAAGGACGAGAGCAACGTGTCGCGATGCTTCGAGGGCTACCACCATGAGACAGATGGCGAGAAGCGGCTGGTGGCCGCAACCCACCTTATCATTGTGGGGTGCTTCGTCTTGGTCTTCTTCCTCGTCGTAGTGTGTAATCTGCTAATCGCCCGGGCGTTACTAGCCCAGTCCCTTACCCAGGCTCGGGGCTCCAGTTCCTCCAAACCCCGGGGGGTGAAGGGCCGGGCCCTGCAGATGCTGTGCGCTGTGGTGGGGGTGTTCGTGGTGTGCTTCCTCCCCCACCACATGGTCCAGGGCCCCTGGACCCTGGCTGTGCTGGAGATCAAGGAGGGCTGGGGCAGCACGGAATGGAACCAGAAAACCAGGCAGTGGTTGAACGACGCCCACCAGGTCACCCTGATGCTGATGGGGCTCAACTGCCTCTTAGATCCCGTGGTGTACTGCTTCGCCACCAGGAGGTTCCACATGTATATCAAGGACCATCTGAAAAAGGTGGGGATGGGCAGAGGCTGCTCGGAAACAGCCATCACACACATCTCTATAGTGGAATGCAAGAATGTGAGCCAGCGGCTCCATCGTGAACAGCAGCAGCTCAATAATTAA